The Silene latifolia isolate original U9 population chromosome X, ASM4854445v1, whole genome shotgun sequence genome contains the following window.
ttcttttggtGTTACTAATCTTTTGACCTGTGAAATTCACGGGACCCTCAATTTGCATCATTGTTTGTTATTTGTGTTATCTCATTCACCACTTGTCAACAAAAACTAAATCCATCAAATTGACTCTGAATAGTTAAAATATACGGAGTACTATAGTAACACTGGTGTACTCTTAATAGCGTTCGAATTCAGTAGCATTGCTTGCACCTAGGGGCCACACTGACATTCTTCTTGCACCTATCCAACCCCAAGAATTAATGTGGAAGAAGCCAGTTCTAAACATTGCAAACAGTATTTGTCTCGAATGCTTCCAAATTTAAGGGATGGGTAGAATCCATTGGGCAAGATGTCAACATTAAAATCCAAACCTTGCAATAATGAAACAAACAAGTTCTTTATGGTAGAATAAGATTAGGATAAGTACAACAGTATAAACCATATCCAAATATACCAAAagcaaaaaaaaagttaaaactgAAATCAGTACTTTGGCATCTTCTTCCTCAGTCATTACTTAATAAGTACTGCAGTCATGGTGATATGCTGCTTGTTCCAACTTCCAAGTACAACTGAACATTGATAATATGAATTATTTCTAAAGCAACTTATTAAAGTGAAGCATAGTATGTCTAGTACGAGTTAAAATTTAGAGTCGGCAATACTCGAAGGTGACAAATACCATCACAGTTTGTCTCCTGCAATGCAGTTTTTGAGTTACACTCTGCAAAAACAAAAAGTACGAAAAATAGAGTAGGCAACATGACTCACAGACTGAGAGATTCAGGATCCTAGTGTTCAACAAAATTGTTCAGACATGGAGATGTGTGTGATTGACCAAAATTATGACAGCAAAACATCAGGCAGTGATATTTCCAGTCGTGTCACTAAGAAAGGTAGTATGTCACTATGTCTATTGACAATTTCGTAAACAGTTCACAGATCCGAATACTTTTCACTGCACCACATTTTGCTTCCCTGTCTAATTCTACGACACAAGTTGCCTTGTGAGTAGTATTTACGAAAGCTAGAAACCGAACATGGCGCTCAAAAATCACGATTCAGGTGTTTTGAAATAGCTTGACATGGATACGGGTGTCTACATTACGTTCCTTAATAGCTTTTCACCTCGTTTTGATTCGCCAACCTTTTTAACTATGGGCTCAGTTTTACGATATTTTAACTTGTGCTATGTTGTGTGGCCTTTTCCGACTTCGCTGCCAGGTTTTTATCCATGATTTAAAAACGTCTTCCCTTTTCTCATTCTGAAAAATGTACATTTTTTGCtagaatctttttttttttctccaagAGATGGCTCACTATGGACTACTGTATGTTTGACAGGCCTTGTTGTTCTTGAACTTCACTACTGATTTTGACTCGTTTAAGTCAAAGTATGAGCAAGTTGCAGCAGAATACAAATCTAATGGTATTAGTTTTTTGTTGGGAGACCTTGACGCCAGCAAGGGTGCACTCCAGGTATATGTTCTTATGGACAATAAGGGCATATGTCAATTTGTGTAGAATTATTTTTTGATACTGTTGCAGTTTTAAGTGCTCTTAATGTTGTGGGTATGTTTCATTATGCCTGGGCAGTACTTTGGAGTCACTGAAGAGCAAGTACCACTCATCATTGTCCAGACCAATGACGGGAAGAAATATCTAAACACAAAAGTGCAACCAGATCAGATAGCCGCATGGATAAAGGACTACACTGTAAGTATATAATCTCCACCttgtaattttattttttatttttttcacatGGACACAGATTTATGCATCTTATTAAAATTTGATATTGCAGGAAGGCAAGGTTTCTGCACATGTTAAGTCTGAGCCTATCCCTGAAAGCAACTCTGAGCCTGTCAAGGTGGTGGTTGCCGACACCCTCAACGAGTTGGTTTTGAACTCGGGGAAAAATGGTGAGGGTTTTTGAGTTTGTGCTTTAATTGCTCTCTATGCCCCAATTCCATTGCATATTTATCTTAGTAACTTGGTTGGCGCAGTTCTTTTGGAATTTTATGCTCCGTGGTGTGGACATTGCCAAAAGTTGGCCCCAATATTGGATGAAGTTGCTCTTTCCTTCAAAGATGATCCAGATGTTGTCATCGCTAAGCTTGTAAGACTTCTCTTTTTAGATGTATATGTACTATATTCTTATGGCATGCAACTTTCTATACCTGAAGTAATGGTCGGAAAATATTATCTTGTGTTTGTTAACATTCTCTCTACTCTTCAACCCCTGCTGTGCCGTCCAGGCATCCATTGATATGCAGTTCGTAGTAATATTATTGTAGTTTCTGAGCTTTAAGTAATGGATACAGGATGCCACTGCAAATGATATCACGGATGAGGCATTTGAAGTTAAAGGCTACCCTACACTATACTTCAGAACAGCAAGCGGGAAGTTGGAACAGTTTGAAGGAGACAGAACCAAGGAAGGTATCATTGAATATATTCAGAAGAACAGAGATCCTGCTATTCAGGAAACTGTGCAGCCATCTTCGATTAAGGAAGAGCTCTAAACACAGGTAAATGCTGGTTAGTGATACCATTTCGGATGTTGCACGTTTCTTCCCTTCCCTCTGGAAATGAATACTTCATCTTTCAGCCCGATTATGAATTGATGAAGTTGCTTTCCCATGCTGTAGGAAATGATGGTCGCATAGATGGTACTTGTTGACTCGTGTTACTCTTACAGCATTGCCTCATCCTGTTCTTTTTCGTAGTTTTCTTGTTTTGTTCGATTTCTCTCTGTTCTTCCATTTTACAAATAAAACGGCGGCTGTGCTTTATGCTTTAGTTCTTGTAGGACGGATTTTGAAGTTTATTTGCTCAGTTTGTAGATGTATCGCACTTTCACTCTGTATTTGCAATTACCGTGGATTCTGGCTAGCTTCTTAACTTACTTTATCAATGAAATTCTGTGGATTTGATTTCATATGAAATTTTTAGTTTCCAAGTGTTCTtaggagaaaaaaaaacgggttTGAATGTGGTATTTGATTGTTTTTTTGATTATTTACTCGTAATTCCTGGAACTTGAATAAAGTCAAGTTGGGTCGGGCCAAGCTAAGAACTATAGACTATACCCAGCGTTTTTCAGACATTAACTCATTTGGACCGAGCCACGGGGATTTTAAGGTCTTGTCAAGATCCCAAACCCGGAAGATGGTTTACTCCGTATTAAGTATGTAGTGGCGGACTGGCGGTGCCCCGTGAGGGCTAGTATGAGCGGTTGCTCGCTGAACAATGGTAAATTTGAAGATTCTAATTGAAATATCCGAGTATTTTTCTACGACTTTGCTACTTTTATTTTATCTGGTGTAAAAAAAGAGTCATGAGAGTGATTTTGATGTTGACGGGATTTAAGCCCACCTAATACCATCTTTTGTAACTTTACCAACTAAATTAATGGACATATGCATCGACTCTCCTATTGTAACTACAACTACTACATTACTACCGGTCTAAAtcagcacaaattctcattatagacgggagatatccgtctatagttatagacgggtcaaatattcaTCTAttttaagcataagacaagcaacaagttgcataaTAGGGCCTAAAAATGTCAcaattttaagcatatttgacccgtcttttacTTTAGATGGATATATCAATCTGTAGTAAGGCCATGTTTGGTAATCAGCAGATTGATATTAGCAGAAGCAGGTTggtcaagcagattataaatgacagattggattagcgggtttgactagtatatttcaattagcagatttagtagaagtgtttggtaattagcagattttggttaatagattgttgtatttATGTGTAAATTGTTGACGgattcatatttcacaatctatTAATGTGAATATGCTAGGTAGAACAGTatattggaaaacagtagattgTGCTTCAATCTACTTTGTCAATAAgccatttaccaaacactcaaaatagtagattggtaagtcaaacatgctaaaagccttaAATATGCTGAAAATTTTCCAATCCgtcgtttaccaaacaccccctaagaaTGCTAGATCagcttagggggcgtttggttggggggaataaggaaagggaaagagaataaaaatggttgattctttttgttgttgtttgtttgacacaaagaaAGGGTTTTACCCCCAAATCCATTATCATCCATACCCCTCCCCCTCCTTGGGTAAACCCATAACCCCATAATCCCTTCTTCCTCCTACTCTCTATTTccaccaacacccaccacaccCTCTCACACCATCAACCACTGCTACCTACACCCTACGCCCACCacaccgacacaaccaccaccagcgacgccaacacaaccaccaccagcgacgccaacacaaccaccaccagcgacgCCGCTTGTCCACGCTACCCTATATCCTCAACCactaaacaccacaccaacaccttcaGTAACTCTCTCACCCCACCAACACCTTCCTCGGCCACACCACTAAAACCGCCCGACGCCGGTCacaccagatctggtgttttAAGGGGTAGGGGAGGAGTTTTCGAAGGGTTGTGGTGGATTTTTTTAGAATGAATAAGGTGTGTGGGGTCGGGATTGTGGTGTTTGTTGAGGGCGTGAGGCGCGATGATTAGGTTCGCCGTGGGGTACCGTGAGGAAGATCGTCGGCGCCGCTACTTGTGGTGGTGTCGGTGTAGATaatggtggcaggtggtgggtaatggtggtggaggtggtggtggatgttggcttttaattcctttttccTCTAATTGTCAACCAAACACCCAAGTATAATATGAGTGATCCCATTTATTTCCCTCTCTTAtcctttcttgatttcattctcttaccctttcccgtaccaaacGCCCCTTAGTGTCTTGTACTTTTgtgagtccatttttgaaataatggtcaaaaataaaatatttgtcgttttgggtcggttttgaaaatatttgtcaaaatggtgtccacgtaggctcgggatttctagacctgaaacacgccactactaatggcgtgttttgtgaaggaaacacgtcattagtagtggcgtgtctttacaacaatttttttacTCAACTGActaaactttaaaaaaaaaaaaaaaaaaaaaaaaaaaaaaaaatttacacaaGACACGCCATAGGGGAtggcgtgtttcccctccgaaacccgccattcccaatggcgtgtttgttttagtccattttttaatgaagtttctttccctactcattataaacacgccatttgtagtggcgtgttttaggtttagaaatcccgagcctacgtggacaccattttgacaaatattttcaaaaccgacccaaaacgacaaatattttatttttgaccattatttcaaaaatggattctaCTTTTGTTCACTCAAGTATTCCAATTCAAGTTGTACACACACCTGTTTAATGCTTGTCTCTTTACTCTCTTATACGGAATGTATATAATAAATCTGACATGTAGTGATGATAGACATGAAGTTATGCTCGATTGCTCCCACCTGACAAGAATTCATTAAATATTTCTTTATTGAGTAGTTATTCTGTGAGACGTCTCAATGTAAAAGGGTCTATTTATATAAAGATTATTTTTTTTATCGTAGCAATAAATGAATGCTTTTTGTGTGAGACATCTCAATGTAAAACGGTCTATTTATATAAAAAGTATTTTTTGATTAATAGCAATAACACAAAAATTGAATGATTTTCTTTTCCAGATAAGTACTATGGCCCTGtttttttggacttaaagtcacttaatttaagttcacttcagtaactataagttcagttcagatcggatcctataagttcagttcagttcagatcctataagttcagttcagatcatataagttcaaatcctataaattcagtttagaaaagttatatacaaagtattatttttaaaaaccgacgcaaaaacatttgacattattaattattcgatacatatatacattattattttaaaaacaaaattatcactcttctcattattttttatcgtaatgtaaccgtagtataatgtatatatgaacaaaccaatgtatataaagcggaaaaatgttattatcttaccttgtgttttagactatattttcttatcagTATTCTCTCTtggctgcccactaatttcttgtaaattttttgtttaatctcaataaaattttgcatttttgttataataataataataataataataataataataataataataataataataataataataataataataataataataataataaagttgcggttttataaaaataataataataattgatgaggcatattctgcacccgctgaccgagtcaacatattgagcaaggtcaaagatatccacagcaagtcaacatattagacAGCTTAGCCGACGCAACTCTGGGCTGTCATCACTTGGTCTCGGCTAGGCAAAGAAGcaccgggagacatatccgcgtactcatatccaagaccctcggcatggagtcaaccaggtccgccggccgccatgggtccctcggccgaggtagaacagtctttccaccgcttcgccacttggccactacgtgacaaaagatgaaagtctataaatactcctcaaccctcattgaggaaaggatccgaaaataatcaattaaacacactaatctggtataaactcccttatctctctacaatatactttgtgccaagtaacacacaacttaatccttttaagtttactgacttgagcgtcggattAAGTTCGCTCGGTGCCAAGCCGagtcctcagtttgttcattgtttcaggagaggccaaaaggaagagtcaagcaaagtcatcattctacaagcttacgtggtaacaaatcctactccggaattacactcggaacaataataataataataataataataacaataataaaaataaaagttgcggttttataaaaataataataataataataataataataacaacaagaacaagaacaagaataataataacaataacaataacaataacaataataaataataataataataataataataataataataataataataatgatatttaagttaaattaatttaagttaatttaaattcggatCATGTAAGTTTAGTTCAAatcttataaattcagttcagttcagatcctataagttcagtgcagatcatataagttcagtttagttcagttcagatcaaatCCATTTCAGttcaaaagaacatggcctatcTCACGGTGTAAGACTGTTTTAGTTTacaatttatgttctttattTCATTTAAACCAACAAAAGCTAATCTAAAAGCATCTCAGGATATTCTCCCTCCATTATTAAACTATTCTCCACTAACACAAATTACAATTACAACTGGCAGCTAAGCACAacccattagtttagttttcccaacactatttctaaccaatGATCACATGTCCCATATTTCATCTTCTGTCTCATGCTCTCTCCTTTTGATATATagacataaaaatacatattTTTTTTGACTTTATATGTTGATGTGTCAATGCATGAATAACATAAGACAGGAGATGGAACACCATATGGGAAAGAGGATCCTTATTGATTTCCAACACCTGTCACTGATAACTCTCTCAAACCATCTTAAGATGAAAATGGGTTTAATACGCTTTCATCTGCATCATACTTTTTGTTATAGACATttctcattttgtttgatttactACACTTAacccgttttaagtttaagacatATTAATGATCGTAATTGATAAATAATACTCTGCCTATATGATCGTAATTGTAGTAAACAAAAACATTCCAAAACACCTATAAAACCAAGAACATTATAAATTTTTTGTTTACGTCTATCATTTTATCTTTATATACTACTTATAAATCTAATATCTAttcttaaaaataaatttttcaaaaatataaCCCGTACAATTTACACTTGAGTGTAATATTATTTTATcgtaaaactgtcataagtcaagACAGTCTTAAACAAAACAGTTTAAGAGCAACCCACATTTCCCATTTTACACTTTGAGTGTAATATTGTTTTTACACTTGAGTGTAATATTGTTTTATTGTAAAATCGTCATCAGTAGAGGGTTGTGAGTTGTGCCGGGTGGGAGGTCTTAACTTAAAACGGTTTAAGAAAAATCTTGATTATACTCTTCACTTAACTTAATCCACACATCAGCTTCCTCACCCTCGCTCTCTCACCAGCCTCACCTTCATTTCACTTCCCTTCCCTTCCAATGGAAGTTCTTCCAAAACCAACCCAAATTTCCCATTTTACCCCTATTTACGTCTTCCTTCTCTTCTTTTTTCACCTACATTACCCAATTTACTCCCTTAACATTACCCAAATCCTCTCAAATTACCCCAATCTCTCAAAATTCACCGCCTTATTAACCGCCACCGGAATCTCCAACGACATTAACAACCTTACCAACGTCACCATCCTCGCTGTCCCAAACACCTACCTACCTCCTACGTCACCCTCCTCCCTACCTGACGTCATCCGATGTCACGTGCTCCTTCAGTACCTCACGTGGCCTGATCTCCGCGAGCCCCACCCTACACTAATCCCCACACTTCTGAAGCCACTCAATGTCACTTTCAACGATTCAACCGACGCCGTTTCATTCCACGTGGCGAATAACAATTCGTCGTCGTCGAATGTTCTTACCTTCGTCGAAACGGTACCGTTTCGTGTTTCGGTTTTGACGGTTGATTCATTGTTAAATCCGACCGGGTTCGATTTAACGGCGTCAAATATGCCGGCTCCGTCGGAGGTGAAGGTTAATATTACTGACGCGTTAATTAACGGTCATAATTTTAATGTGGCGGCGTCGATGATAACGGCGTCAGGGGTAGTTTCGGAATTTGAGCGTGACGAGGATGGAGCTGGAATTACATTTTTTGTCCCTACTGACGTGGCATTTGCGAATCTTCCGCCACGTGTAGAGCTACAAGCTCTTCCGGCGGATAAAAAATACCTGGTGCTAAAATTCCACGTGTTACACTCGTATTATCCGCTGGGTTCACTAGAGTTGATAGTGAACCCGGCTCAGCCTACATTAGCTACTGAGGCTAATGGGGCGGGTAGTTTTACATTGGGTATTTCGCGGGTTAATGGGTCGGTGTTGATTAATACGGGGGTCAGTCAGGCGGTGGTGACGCAGACGGTGTTTGATCAGAAACCGGTTGCGATATTTGGGGTGTCTAATGTGTTGTTGCCGAAGGAGATATTTGGGAAGGGTGGTGAGGTGGATTTAGGAGGCGGAAATAAGCCGGTTCATACGGCCCAGCCTCCTGATATTGGGACTGAACCAGAGAGTAGACCGTATGTTGAGGTTGGTGGGCCATCACATGCTCCACTTGTCAGTGCAGCGGCTGCAGCCGAGTGTGGGCAAGGCGGCGATGTTGGACGTTGGGTGGTGATTTTATCTTGTATAGCGGCATTGTTGTGTGTATTATAGAGGTGATCAGATGCgggtttaattgttttaaattgtTTACTTCTCAGCTCGGCTTAGTGTGGATTATGCTATCTATGGAATAGCGGGTTTGGGAAAGTTAGCGAGTCTGTTTTAATCGGCAAAATGGCACGTAAAGAGCTTTGTACGATGGTCCGATAAAGGATTGAGGCAATTTGTTTCGTGCTCTTTTTATATTTCCATGGAATTTTTTTTGGTAGTGTATACAACTATACGAGTACATTCATTTGAAACTATACAAGTACCCTTTATCGTGTTCTTCTGGTTGTTCTACTGTATTTTCAGGAAGGATTCTTCAAATTTGTACAAAATGCGAGTTATGTCCGATTTCCAAATTTTGTCACGAGTCATATGGTGATTTGATCAATTGAATCTATAGCCGAACTGTTCTGTTGTGTTCTCATTTTCTTTCTCAGCCCCAACTATCGTTTTGGTGTTAACCAGGAATATTACATAGTATAATAATAGTAGGACAATCGATTTCTGAATAATGTCGAGTTTTTACAAAGTGCTATTGTTAATCCTACATTACCAGAATTTCAGCAAACAACTTATTCAGATAGAAAGGCCGTCATATGTACAATGGTAGAAAGCTAAAGCTAGAAAGAATCGAATCTTTACAAGAACAAGAGACTTACAAATGTCGTCAAGGGTGATCAGCACTTGCAAAGCCATTCTTGAATAGCTAACCTTAAGGAATGGTTTGCTGTAAGATGAAGGTGATCCAATTTCAAATTGGTTAACGGAGAAGTTTCCCTTCCGTATTCTAACCACTCGCGAATGGCCTCTCCTTCATACGTAAATCCATCTGCTGCTACTTGAGGATCACACATGATCTCCTGAAAATACGTTTGAATTAGAACACTACAATGCCAACGGCCCAACGGTGTAGCTGTCAAGCGGGTGGTACTTATGGTATAATTTAAAGCGAGTCAGTTAAGTTTCCATTCTAAATTATCAGGAAAAAAATTCGATTTCATGGTACATTAGGAAGCTTACGAACTCTAAACCTGATTGTAAAAGATGGGAAGCAGTTAAAAAGTAACAGCAACAGCTAACCTGAAGGATTGGACATACAAAGAAAGGCGGAGCTGGGCGCTCCTGTGACATATGAAGCTGTTGCAACTCTCTGAC
Protein-coding sequences here:
- the LOC141622955 gene encoding fasciclin-like arabinogalactan protein 4, with amino-acid sequence MEVLPKPTQISHFTPIYVFLLFFFHLHYPIYSLNITQILSNYPNLSKFTALLTATGISNDINNLTNVTILAVPNTYLPPTSPSSLPDVIRCHVLLQYLTWPDLREPHPTLIPTLLKPLNVTFNDSTDAVSFHVANNNSSSSNVLTFVETVPFRVSVLTVDSLLNPTGFDLTASNMPAPSEVKVNITDALINGHNFNVAASMITASGVVSEFERDEDGAGITFFVPTDVAFANLPPRVELQALPADKKYLVLKFHVLHSYYPLGSLELIVNPAQPTLATEANGAGSFTLGISRVNGSVLINTGVSQAVVTQTVFDQKPVAIFGVSNVLLPKEIFGKGGEVDLGGGNKPVHTAQPPDIGTEPESRPYVEVGGPSHAPLVSAAAAAECGQGGDVGRWVVILSCIAALLCVL